In one window of Prevotella sp. E13-17 DNA:
- the dapA gene encoding 4-hydroxy-tetrahydrodipicolinate synthase, translated as MVYNIFKGLGIALVTPFKQDGSVDYEAILRLVDYQLENGADFFCILATTGETPTLTKEERSKIKNLIVERVQARVPILMGCGGNNTASVVDELKNGDFKGVDGVLSVCPYYNKPSQEGLYQHFKAIAAATELPVVLYNVPGRTGVNLKAETTLRLARDCKNIVAIKEASGNLEQVDEIIKSKPKDFDVISGDDALTFPMISCGAVGVISVIGNALPKEFSKMIRLQMKGEYDPARKIHHRFTDLFSLLFVDGNPAGVKAMLHEMGFIENVLRLPLVPTRISTLQRMSEIMKELKI; from the coding sequence ATGGTATACAATATTTTTAAAGGGCTTGGAATTGCGCTTGTTACACCTTTTAAGCAAGATGGCTCTGTAGATTATGAAGCAATTTTGCGATTAGTTGATTATCAATTGGAGAACGGTGCTGATTTCTTTTGTATTCTTGCTACTACAGGAGAGACTCCCACATTGACAAAAGAGGAGAGGTCTAAGATTAAGAATTTAATAGTAGAAAGAGTTCAGGCGCGTGTTCCCATTTTAATGGGGTGTGGCGGAAACAATACAGCATCAGTTGTTGATGAATTAAAGAATGGAGACTTTAAGGGCGTTGACGGCGTGTTGAGTGTATGCCCATACTATAACAAACCTTCTCAAGAAGGACTATATCAGCACTTTAAAGCCATTGCTGCCGCGACGGAACTTCCTGTCGTTCTTTATAATGTACCTGGCCGTACGGGGGTCAACTTGAAGGCAGAAACAACATTGAGATTGGCGCGCGACTGTAAAAATATTGTTGCTATCAAGGAAGCTTCTGGTAACTTAGAACAGGTTGACGAGATAATCAAAAGCAAACCGAAAGACTTTGATGTAATTTCTGGTGATGACGCACTAACTTTTCCTATGATATCATGCGGCGCAGTTGGTGTTATTTCAGTTATCGGTAATGCGTTGCCCAAGGAATTCTCAAAGATGATTCGTTTACAGATGAAGGGAGAGTACGATCCTGCACGGAAAATACATCATCGCTTTACGGATCTGTTCTCGCTATTGTTTGTTGACGGAAATCCTGCTGGTGTCAAGGCCATGTTGCACGAAATGGGATTTATTGAAAATGTCTTGAGATTACCTCTAGTGCCAACAAGAATTTCAACATTGCAACGTATGAGTGAAATAATGAAGGAGCTTAAAATTTAA
- a CDS encoding DMT family transporter, translated as MWLLLAFMSAALLGVYDSLKKKALKNNAVIPILFLNTLFSSLIFVPFIVLSSKTHLLDGTPFLVATGGWECHKYIVLKAIIVLSSWVLGYFGMKHLPLTIVGPINATRPVMVLIGALLVFGERLNMWQWIGVSLAIISFLLLSRSGKKEGIDFKHDQWIYMIVGAAVLGAISGLYDKYLMAPIEKGGVGLDRMMVQSWYNIYQCIMMFVMLMLLWCPRRKENTPFHWDWAIIGVSIFLSIADFAYFFALSLPEAMISIVSMVRRGSVVVSFLCGAAFFHEKNLKAKALDLALVLLGMLFLYIGS; from the coding sequence ATGTGGTTATTGCTTGCATTTATGTCTGCCGCCCTATTGGGTGTGTATGACTCATTGAAAAAGAAGGCGCTGAAGAATAATGCTGTTATTCCAATTTTGTTTCTTAATACATTATTCTCCTCGCTAATATTTGTTCCGTTTATTGTGTTAAGCTCTAAGACTCATTTGTTAGATGGAACGCCGTTTTTGGTCGCAACTGGTGGTTGGGAGTGTCATAAATATATTGTACTGAAAGCCATTATAGTCTTGTCAAGTTGGGTGTTAGGTTATTTTGGTATGAAGCACTTGCCACTAACAATTGTTGGCCCGATTAATGCTACTCGACCGGTAATGGTTCTGATAGGAGCTTTGCTGGTGTTTGGAGAACGTTTGAATATGTGGCAGTGGATAGGTGTGTCATTGGCGATAATCTCTTTTCTTCTATTGAGTAGAAGCGGGAAAAAGGAAGGTATAGACTTCAAACACGACCAATGGATTTATATGATCGTAGGTGCGGCAGTACTAGGAGCCATAAGTGGTCTTTATGACAAATATCTAATGGCGCCTATAGAGAAGGGTGGTGTTGGTTTAGACCGCATGATGGTACAGTCGTGGTATAATATCTATCAATGCATCATGATGTTTGTGATGTTGATGTTATTGTGGTGCCCTAGGAGAAAGGAAAATACACCTTTTCATTGGGATTGGGCAATTATTGGCGTAAGCATCTTTCTGTCAATAGCAGATTTTGCATACTTCTTCGCATTGTCGTTACCTGAAGCAATGATTAGTATTGTGTCAATGGTAAGAAGAGGAAGTGTTGTCGTCTCGTTTCTGTGTGGTGCCGCTTTCTTCCATGAAAAGAACCTAAAGGCAAAAGCCCTCGATTTAGCCTTGGTACTATTAGGAATGTTATTTCTATATATTGGAAGCTAA
- the truA gene encoding tRNA pseudouridine(38-40) synthase TruA: protein MMRYFITLSYDGTHFHGWQVQPNGVSIQGELQKALSLILREDIAITGAGRTDAGVHASMMIAHFDCDKEFDRDQLCYKLNRLLPQDIAIRQIEQVGEDLHARFSAVSRTYHYYVHTYKSPFLHHYSCELHYELDFQKMNEAAKILTEYDDFGAFCKSHSDVKTTLCKVTRAKWVELREGEWFFEITANRFLRNMVRAVVGTLVEVGRGRLSLDDFRHVIEGKRRTEAGESMPGNALFLVDIKY, encoded by the coding sequence ATTATGAGATATTTCATTACGTTAAGTTACGACGGAACACATTTTCATGGATGGCAGGTGCAACCCAATGGCGTCTCGATTCAAGGTGAGTTGCAAAAAGCGCTTTCACTAATACTTCGTGAAGACATTGCTATTACTGGCGCAGGACGTACGGATGCAGGGGTGCATGCTTCAATGATGATAGCACACTTTGATTGCGACAAAGAGTTCGACCGCGATCAGTTGTGTTACAAATTGAATAGATTATTGCCTCAAGATATTGCTATTCGGCAGATAGAACAGGTGGGGGAAGATTTGCATGCACGCTTCTCAGCTGTATCGCGTACGTACCATTATTATGTTCATACGTACAAGTCTCCTTTCTTGCATCATTATTCGTGTGAGTTGCACTATGAATTAGATTTTCAAAAAATGAACGAGGCTGCGAAGATTCTTACTGAGTATGATGACTTTGGCGCTTTCTGTAAGAGCCACTCTGATGTAAAAACTACACTCTGTAAAGTGACTCGGGCAAAGTGGGTAGAGTTGAGAGAAGGTGAGTGGTTCTTTGAAATAACGGCAAATAGGTTTTTAAGAAATATGGTGAGGGCTGTTGTTGGAACGCTAGTTGAAGTAGGGCGTGGCCGATTATCTTTGGATGATTTTCGTCATGTTATTGAAGGGAAACGTCGTACAGAAGCAGGAGAATCGATGCCTGGAAATGCATTATTTTTAGTTGATATAAAATATTAA
- a CDS encoding sigma-70 family RNA polymerase sigma factor: MKKFEGVTDEQLALLYAKGNNRAFDELLDRTKSKLFTYIMFVVRDHDIADDIFQETFVKVIIKLQSGQYTDTGKFQFWVSRIAHNVMMDWYRQQQNHHFVEPNKENDLQNLSGASVLDSYRESELVNEQVLKDVIRLMNILPATQREVVYMRFFQQLSFKEIAEITGVSINTSLGRMRYAIFNLRKMAKENKMELALQL, from the coding sequence ATGAAGAAATTTGAAGGAGTTACCGACGAACAGTTGGCATTACTCTATGCTAAAGGCAATAATCGTGCGTTTGATGAATTATTAGATCGCACAAAGAGTAAATTGTTTACTTATATCATGTTCGTTGTACGTGATCATGACATCGCAGATGATATTTTCCAAGAAACTTTTGTGAAAGTTATCATAAAGTTGCAAAGTGGACAATACACTGATACAGGTAAATTCCAGTTTTGGGTTAGTCGCATTGCTCATAACGTGATGATGGATTGGTATCGTCAACAACAAAATCATCACTTTGTTGAGCCCAATAAAGAAAACGACTTGCAGAATCTAAGTGGTGCATCAGTATTGGACAGTTACCGTGAGTCAGAACTGGTTAATGAGCAAGTTCTAAAAGATGTGATTCGACTCATGAATATCCTTCCTGCCACGCAACGCGAGGTAGTGTACATGCGTTTCTTTCAACAACTATCTTTCAAAGAGATTGCAGAAATCACAGGTGTGAGCATCAACACATCACTTGGCCGCATGCGCTATGCTATTTTCAACCTACGCAAAATGGCTAAAGAGAACAAAATGGAACTAGCACTCCAGTTATAG
- the rpe gene encoding ribulose-phosphate 3-epimerase, translated as MTIVSPSMLSADFLHLERDVQMINRSEADWLHVDVMDGMFVPNISFGFPVIEAVAKICTKPLDVHYMIEHPERYISRTAKLGAMMMNVHQEATVHLHRTIQEIHDADMKAAVTLNPSTPVSVLEDVIGDVDMVLLMSVNPGFGGQKFIENTIKKVKQLRQLIDKSGSNALIEIDGGVQKETAPRLVEAGADVLVSGSYIFKASNPESVIKELKAL; from the coding sequence ATGACCATTGTTTCACCTTCTATGCTCTCTGCAGATTTTCTGCATTTAGAACGAGATGTTCAGATGATAAATCGATCTGAAGCAGATTGGTTGCATGTTGACGTGATGGACGGCATGTTTGTTCCCAATATATCTTTTGGCTTCCCTGTTATTGAGGCTGTAGCCAAGATATGTACGAAACCTTTGGATGTACATTATATGATAGAACACCCGGAGAGATATATTAGCCGGACCGCCAAACTTGGCGCAATGATGATGAATGTGCATCAAGAGGCTACAGTTCATTTGCATCGTACCATTCAGGAAATACACGATGCTGACATGAAGGCTGCTGTAACATTGAATCCATCTACACCTGTTTCTGTTCTTGAGGATGTGATAGGTGATGTTGATATGGTATTGCTGATGAGTGTTAACCCAGGTTTTGGCGGTCAAAAGTTTATTGAGAATACGATTAAAAAGGTAAAACAACTACGACAACTTATTGATAAGAGTGGCAGTAACGCATTGATAGAGATTGATGGTGGTGTTCAAAAGGAAACGGCACCACGTCTTGTTGAAGCGGGTGCCGATGTTTTAGTCAGTGGTAGTTATATTTTTAAAGCATCTAATCCGGAATCAGTTATCAAAGAATTAAAGGCCTTGTAA
- the fmt gene encoding methionyl-tRNA formyltransferase yields the protein MTKEDLRIVFMGTPEFAVETLQALVENNYQVVAVVTQPDKPVGRHGSVLQPSAVKQYALSRGLPVLQPEKMKDSNFIEQLKSYNANLQVVVAFRMLPEVVWAMPQYGTFNVHAALLPQYRGAAPINWAVINGETKTGVTTFFLDHDIDTGRIIEQMSFDIPDDADVEYVYNGLMHLGAKICLSTLQKIVESDGYPVAYDQSMPMEAELHHAPKIFKETCMIDWDKSYKQIYDFIRGLSPYPGAWTVMADDDGHEVVMKIFKTRKTNLPSKGNVRQLIADKRHLYVCCKDNLLEIEELQLAGKKRMDATAFLNGVKDIEKFSVR from the coding sequence ATGACAAAAGAAGATTTAAGAATTGTATTTATGGGAACACCGGAATTTGCGGTGGAGACCCTTCAGGCATTGGTTGAAAATAACTATCAGGTAGTGGCTGTAGTGACACAACCCGACAAACCTGTTGGAAGGCATGGTTCTGTGCTTCAGCCATCGGCTGTAAAACAGTATGCTTTAAGCAGAGGACTTCCCGTGCTTCAGCCAGAGAAGATGAAAGACTCAAACTTTATTGAACAGTTGAAGAGTTATAATGCCAATTTACAAGTCGTTGTAGCTTTTCGTATGTTGCCTGAGGTTGTTTGGGCTATGCCCCAATATGGTACGTTTAACGTTCATGCTGCTTTACTGCCTCAATATCGCGGTGCAGCACCTATAAATTGGGCTGTTATCAATGGCGAAACGAAAACAGGAGTTACTACTTTCTTTTTGGATCATGATATAGATACAGGACGCATTATTGAACAAATGTCTTTTGATATTCCTGACGATGCGGATGTTGAGTATGTATATAATGGACTGATGCATTTGGGTGCGAAGATTTGCCTGAGCACGCTTCAGAAAATAGTTGAATCGGATGGTTATCCTGTTGCCTACGATCAATCTATGCCGATGGAGGCGGAATTACATCATGCACCAAAGATTTTTAAGGAAACTTGTATGATTGATTGGGATAAATCATACAAGCAAATATACGATTTCATTCGTGGGCTCTCACCTTATCCCGGTGCATGGACTGTCATGGCCGATGACGATGGACATGAGGTGGTGATGAAAATATTCAAGACAAGAAAGACCAATCTTCCTTCCAAGGGTAATGTAAGGCAATTAATAGCAGATAAAAGGCATCTATACGTATGCTGCAAAGACAACCTACTTGAAATAGAAGAACTGCAGCTAGCTGGTAAAAAAAGAATGGATGCAACAGCTTTCCTCAACGGGGTGAAAGATATAGAAAAATTTTCTGTACGATAG